The proteins below are encoded in one region of Saccopteryx leptura isolate mSacLep1 chromosome 1, mSacLep1_pri_phased_curated, whole genome shotgun sequence:
- the C1RL gene encoding complement C1r subcomponent-like protein isoform X1, with protein MPGLRDAELSLGKPPLHKLPRQDVSVSLERTGGEEKGGEKRRWWLLLWGVLQAWPTQGSVLLAQQLPQQLTSPGYPEPYLKGQESTTVIEAPEGFAVKLIFQDFDVEPSQDCEQDSVTITANGIDPSRFCGQQGSQLGNPPGQREFVSSGNSLQLTFHAPTSSEVRTTGLHTGFLALYQAVSVSHSQPVCEVSGSSEATYTPGDNSSMIQNHCQEPYYQLVPAGTLTSTARGPRKETQDRDEAPHCAPVCGQPVTPIAQNQEAQASSKAKLGNFPWQAFTSIYGRGGGALLGNRWILTAAHTLYPKDSIFSWKRRRVDVFLGHTDIDELMKLGSHPVRRVVVHPDYRQNESYNFNGDIALLELQRSVPLGPHLLPVCLPNNETLYRSGLTGYVSGFGVEMGWLTTELKYSRLPVAPREACEAWLRKKQRTDVFSDNMFCVGDETRQQNVCQGDSGGVYVVWDDRSHHWVATGIVSWGIGCGKGYGFYTKVLNYVDWIKGVMDGKD; from the exons GTGGTGGTTACTCCTCTGGGGAGTCCTCCAGGCTTGGCCCACGCAGGGCTCTGTGCTCTTGGCCCAGCAGCTCCCCCAGCAGCTGACATCCCCAGGGTACCCAGAGCCATACCTCAAAGGCCAGGAGAGCACCACTGTCATCGAGGCTCCGGAAGGCTTTGCTGTGAAGCTCATCTTCCAGGACTTCGATGTGGAGCCGTCCCAGGACTGTGAGCAGGACTCTGTCACA ATCACAGCCAATGGGATAGATCCAAGCCGGTTCTGCGGTCAGCAGGGCTCTCAGCTGGGCAACCCACCGGGTCAGAGGGAGTTTGTGTCCTCGGGGAACAGTTTGCAGCTGACTTTTCATGCACCCACCTCCTCTGAGGTCAGGACAACTGGTCTCCACACGGGCTTCCTGGCCCTTTACCAGGCTGTAA GTGTGAGCCATAGTCAACCAGTATGTGAGGTTAGCGGTAGTTCTGAGGCCACATACACACCTGGAGACAACTCCTCCATGATCCAGAACCACTGCCAGGAGCCCTACTATCAGCTGGTGCCAGCAG GGACACTCACCAGCACGGCCCGGGGCCCCAGGAAGGAGACACAGGACAGGGACGAGGCTCCTCACTGTGCGCCTG tctgtggACAGCCAGTGACCCCCATCGCCCAGAACCAGGAGGCCCAGGCTTCTTCCAAAGCTAAGTTGGGCAACTTCCCCTGGCAAGCCTTCACCAGTATCTACGGCCGCGGGGGTGGGGCTCTGCTGGGCAACAGGTGGATCCTCACTGCCGCCCACACCCTCTATCCCAAGGACAGCATCTTttcctggaagaggaggagggtggatGTGTTCCTGGGCCACACAGACATAGACGAGCTGATGAAACTGGGAAGCCACCCCGTACGCCGTGTGGTTGTGCACCCAGACTATCGCCAGAACGAGTCCTACAACTTCAACGGGGACATTGCCCTCCTGGAACTCCAGCGCAGTGTCCCCCTCGGCCCCCACCTCCTGCCGGTCTGTCTGCCCAACAACGAGACCCTCTACCGCAGCGGCCTGACGGGCTATGTCAGTGGGTTTGGCGTGGAGATGGGCTGGTTAACTACTGAGTTGAAATACTCAAGGCTGCCGGTCGCCCCGAGAGAGGCCTGTGAGGCCTGGCTTCGAAAGAAACAGAGGACTGATGTGTTTTCTGACAACATGTTCTGTGTTGGGGATGAGACGCGGCAGCAGAATGTCTGCCAGGGAGACAGTGGTGGCGTCTATGTAGTATGGGATGATCGTTCCCATCACTGGGTGGCCACGGGCATTGTATCCTGGGGCATTGGGTGCGGCAAAGGGTATGGCTTCTACACCAAAGTGCTCAACTACGTGGACTGGATCAAGGGAGTGATGGATGGGAAGGACTGA
- the C1RL gene encoding complement C1r subcomponent-like protein isoform X2, whose amino-acid sequence MSCSICLVSETPNYLWGSPHSTSCPGKMWWLLLWGVLQAWPTQGSVLLAQQLPQQLTSPGYPEPYLKGQESTTVIEAPEGFAVKLIFQDFDVEPSQDCEQDSVTITANGIDPSRFCGQQGSQLGNPPGQREFVSSGNSLQLTFHAPTSSEVRTTGLHTGFLALYQAVSVSHSQPVCEVSGSSEATYTPGDNSSMIQNHCQEPYYQLVPAGTLTSTARGPRKETQDRDEAPHCAPVCGQPVTPIAQNQEAQASSKAKLGNFPWQAFTSIYGRGGGALLGNRWILTAAHTLYPKDSIFSWKRRRVDVFLGHTDIDELMKLGSHPVRRVVVHPDYRQNESYNFNGDIALLELQRSVPLGPHLLPVCLPNNETLYRSGLTGYVSGFGVEMGWLTTELKYSRLPVAPREACEAWLRKKQRTDVFSDNMFCVGDETRQQNVCQGDSGGVYVVWDDRSHHWVATGIVSWGIGCGKGYGFYTKVLNYVDWIKGVMDGKD is encoded by the exons GTGGTGGTTACTCCTCTGGGGAGTCCTCCAGGCTTGGCCCACGCAGGGCTCTGTGCTCTTGGCCCAGCAGCTCCCCCAGCAGCTGACATCCCCAGGGTACCCAGAGCCATACCTCAAAGGCCAGGAGAGCACCACTGTCATCGAGGCTCCGGAAGGCTTTGCTGTGAAGCTCATCTTCCAGGACTTCGATGTGGAGCCGTCCCAGGACTGTGAGCAGGACTCTGTCACA ATCACAGCCAATGGGATAGATCCAAGCCGGTTCTGCGGTCAGCAGGGCTCTCAGCTGGGCAACCCACCGGGTCAGAGGGAGTTTGTGTCCTCGGGGAACAGTTTGCAGCTGACTTTTCATGCACCCACCTCCTCTGAGGTCAGGACAACTGGTCTCCACACGGGCTTCCTGGCCCTTTACCAGGCTGTAA GTGTGAGCCATAGTCAACCAGTATGTGAGGTTAGCGGTAGTTCTGAGGCCACATACACACCTGGAGACAACTCCTCCATGATCCAGAACCACTGCCAGGAGCCCTACTATCAGCTGGTGCCAGCAG GGACACTCACCAGCACGGCCCGGGGCCCCAGGAAGGAGACACAGGACAGGGACGAGGCTCCTCACTGTGCGCCTG tctgtggACAGCCAGTGACCCCCATCGCCCAGAACCAGGAGGCCCAGGCTTCTTCCAAAGCTAAGTTGGGCAACTTCCCCTGGCAAGCCTTCACCAGTATCTACGGCCGCGGGGGTGGGGCTCTGCTGGGCAACAGGTGGATCCTCACTGCCGCCCACACCCTCTATCCCAAGGACAGCATCTTttcctggaagaggaggagggtggatGTGTTCCTGGGCCACACAGACATAGACGAGCTGATGAAACTGGGAAGCCACCCCGTACGCCGTGTGGTTGTGCACCCAGACTATCGCCAGAACGAGTCCTACAACTTCAACGGGGACATTGCCCTCCTGGAACTCCAGCGCAGTGTCCCCCTCGGCCCCCACCTCCTGCCGGTCTGTCTGCCCAACAACGAGACCCTCTACCGCAGCGGCCTGACGGGCTATGTCAGTGGGTTTGGCGTGGAGATGGGCTGGTTAACTACTGAGTTGAAATACTCAAGGCTGCCGGTCGCCCCGAGAGAGGCCTGTGAGGCCTGGCTTCGAAAGAAACAGAGGACTGATGTGTTTTCTGACAACATGTTCTGTGTTGGGGATGAGACGCGGCAGCAGAATGTCTGCCAGGGAGACAGTGGTGGCGTCTATGTAGTATGGGATGATCGTTCCCATCACTGGGTGGCCACGGGCATTGTATCCTGGGGCATTGGGTGCGGCAAAGGGTATGGCTTCTACACCAAAGTGCTCAACTACGTGGACTGGATCAAGGGAGTGATGGATGGGAAGGACTGA